The following are from one region of the Endozoicomonas sp. 4G genome:
- the mutM gene encoding bifunctional DNA-formamidopyrimidine glycosylase/DNA-(apurinic or apyrimidinic site) lyase, producing MPELPEVETTRRGIAPHIVGQTVSDVIVRNPRLRWPVPEQLQQHLSGQVIRSVARRAKYLLIKTDAGTLLVHLGMSGSLRILTEPQEPQKHDHVDLVFSHGIRLRYTDPRRFGAILWINDDVTSHDLLSKLGPEPLGDEFTAQRLYLKSRGKTQPVKTFIMDNHVVVGVGNIYANEALFKAGIRPDRPCGKISKARYERLTESIKETLAKAIEQGGTTLRDFVGGDGKPGYFKQELAVYGRRGEPCIHCSTPIVEIRLGNRSTCFCKKCQR from the coding sequence ATGCCTGAATTACCTGAAGTTGAAACGACCCGCAGAGGTATTGCGCCTCATATTGTCGGTCAGACCGTATCGGATGTTATTGTTCGCAACCCACGACTGCGCTGGCCGGTTCCGGAACAGTTGCAGCAGCATTTATCCGGACAGGTTATCCGCTCAGTCGCACGGCGGGCGAAATATCTGCTGATCAAAACCGACGCTGGAACCCTGCTGGTGCACCTGGGGATGTCCGGAAGCCTGCGCATATTGACTGAACCGCAGGAACCCCAAAAACACGACCATGTTGATCTGGTTTTCAGTCATGGCATAAGGCTGAGATACACCGACCCGAGAAGGTTTGGAGCCATTCTGTGGATAAACGACGATGTAACAAGCCATGACCTGTTAAGCAAACTCGGCCCGGAACCTCTTGGCGATGAATTCACAGCCCAGAGGCTTTATCTCAAATCCCGGGGAAAAACACAGCCGGTAAAAACCTTTATCATGGACAACCATGTGGTCGTCGGGGTCGGCAACATCTATGCCAATGAAGCCCTGTTCAAAGCAGGCATTCGGCCTGACCGGCCCTGTGGAAAAATTTCCAAAGCCCGCTACGAGCGACTGACCGAAAGCATCAAAGAGACTCTGGCAAAAGCCATTGAGCAAGGCGGCACAACCCTGCGGGATTTTGTCGGGGGTGACGGGAAGCCTGGCTATTTTAAACAGGAACTGGCCGTCTATGGACGCAGGGGAGAACCCTGCATTCATTGCTCAACACCCATAGTAGAAATCCGGCTGGGAAATCGCAGTACCTGCTTCTGTAAAAAATGTCAGCGGTAA
- the thiD gene encoding bifunctional hydroxymethylpyrimidine kinase/phosphomethylpyrimidine kinase gives MTNETPIALTIAGSDSGGGAGIQADLKAFSALGAYGCSVITALTAQNTQGVQGIFDIEPAFIRAQLDSVFSDLAIKAVKVGMLSQPQVITAVADTLTHHRPAYLVVDPVMVATSGDVLLQQAAIETLKQSLLPKASLITPNLHEAAVLLDRPMPENQDQMIAMVEPLLALGSRAVLLKGGHLGGNHDKAVDFYHDGTSLHRLESNWIKTSNTHGTGCTLSSAITALLARGYTMSEAIPEAKKYIAQAIAHADKLNIGQGNGPVHHFYKIW, from the coding sequence ATGACAAATGAGACACCAATTGCCCTTACCATTGCCGGATCGGACAGTGGTGGTGGTGCCGGTATACAGGCAGACCTGAAAGCCTTTTCAGCACTGGGCGCTTATGGCTGCAGTGTTATTACCGCCCTGACTGCCCAGAATACTCAGGGCGTGCAGGGTATTTTTGACATTGAACCAGCCTTTATTCGTGCACAGCTGGATTCCGTCTTTTCCGACCTCGCTATCAAAGCCGTAAAAGTGGGTATGTTAAGCCAGCCCCAAGTCATCACTGCGGTTGCCGATACTCTGACTCACCACCGCCCGGCTTACCTGGTGGTTGACCCTGTTATGGTGGCTACCAGCGGTGATGTTCTACTGCAACAGGCTGCCATTGAAACCCTCAAACAATCACTGCTTCCCAAAGCCAGCCTGATTACCCCCAACCTCCATGAAGCAGCGGTGCTGCTGGATCGTCCAATGCCCGAAAACCAGGATCAGATGATTGCTATGGTTGAGCCTCTGCTGGCGCTTGGCTCTCGGGCGGTGCTTCTGAAAGGTGGTCACCTTGGTGGTAATCATGACAAGGCGGTTGATTTTTATCACGACGGCACATCCCTGCACCGACTGGAGTCCAATTGGATAAAAACCAGTAACACCCACGGTACAGGCTGCACACTGTCCTCGGCCATCACCGCCCTGTTAGCCCGTGGTTACACCATGAGCGAAGCCATTCCAGAGGCTAAAAAATACATTGCGCAAGCCATTGCTCACGCCGACAAGCTCAATATTGGTCAGGGTAACGGACCTGTACACCACTTCTACAAAATCTGGTGA
- a CDS encoding ABC transporter ATP-binding protein produces MFDVVVKDAALAYGDKVIFNNLNLTLAGGEWTCLLGGSGVGKTSLLRLIAGLSTEQSAASDKNALITAGSVLCQDGCSLQGRIAWMAQQDLLLPWFSVMDNITLGERLRSSAFSIRSWLPSRSWLPIRSWLPIRSWLPSRKKVPADAIARARHILEQVGLVDKSEELPQNLSGGQRQRVALARTLMENRPLVLMDEPFGALDAITRLNLQDLACELLANRTVLLITHDPLEALRLGHRIYHLQGHPATLTEAIMPPGTPPRSLANSTLMSLQGELLERLRHEGALT; encoded by the coding sequence ATGTTTGATGTTGTAGTAAAAGATGCTGCCCTGGCTTATGGCGACAAGGTTATTTTTAACAACCTTAACCTGACTCTGGCAGGGGGAGAATGGACCTGTCTGCTCGGTGGCAGCGGGGTAGGCAAGACCAGCCTGTTGCGATTGATTGCCGGTTTATCCACAGAACAGTCCGCAGCCTCTGATAAAAACGCTTTAATCACAGCTGGCAGCGTGCTCTGCCAGGATGGCTGTTCCCTGCAGGGTCGTATTGCCTGGATGGCCCAGCAGGATCTTTTGCTGCCCTGGTTCTCAGTGATGGACAATATCACGCTGGGTGAACGGCTCAGAAGTTCTGCTTTTAGTATTCGCTCATGGCTTCCTAGTCGCTCATGGCTTCCTATCCGCTCATGGCTTCCTATTCGCTCATGGCTGCCTAGTCGTAAAAAAGTCCCTGCCGACGCAATAGCAAGAGCCAGACATATTCTCGAACAGGTTGGCCTTGTGGATAAGTCTGAGGAATTACCCCAGAACCTTTCCGGAGGCCAACGACAGCGGGTCGCCCTGGCCAGAACCCTGATGGAAAATCGCCCCCTGGTACTGATGGACGAACCCTTTGGCGCCCTGGACGCCATCACCCGGCTGAACCTTCAGGACCTTGCCTGCGAGCTACTGGCCAATCGAACGGTACTGTTGATCACCCATGACCCTCTGGAAGCCCTGCGGTTGGGCCATCGTATCTATCACCTTCAGGGTCATCCTGCGACACTGACTGAAGCCATTATGCCACCCGGCACCCCACCCAGATCATTGGCAAACAGCACCTTGATGAGCCTGCAGGGTGAACTGCTGGAACGACTCAGACACGAGGGAGCACTAACATGA
- a CDS encoding ABC transporter permease, with protein sequence MKSWLPLLKPVLVVLGLLVIWETIVVLFSMPDYILPGPRAVLISMYDNASLLWEHTLVTLTEMLLGLVLGVLLGIMLAMILVYFVALRPWLLPLLLITQAVPVFALAPILMLWFGYGLASKVVMTILVIFFPVATCCYDGLRHTHQGWLDMARTMGGNRFSVLRHIRWPAALPALASGLRVAVVVAPIGAVVGEWVGSSAGLGYLMLQANARLWVDQMFAALTVLACCSVGLYFITDLALKKLIPWQPAT encoded by the coding sequence ATGAAATCCTGGCTGCCACTGCTCAAGCCTGTTCTGGTGGTGCTCGGCCTACTGGTCATTTGGGAAACCATTGTCGTACTGTTCTCGATGCCGGACTATATATTACCGGGCCCACGGGCAGTACTGATCAGTATGTACGACAATGCTTCTTTACTGTGGGAGCACACGCTGGTCACCCTGACAGAAATGCTGCTGGGTCTGGTTCTGGGGGTTTTGCTGGGCATTATGCTGGCTATGATACTGGTCTATTTTGTTGCCCTTCGCCCCTGGCTGCTCCCACTGTTGCTGATCACTCAGGCGGTTCCGGTCTTTGCCCTGGCTCCCATACTGATGCTCTGGTTTGGCTACGGTCTGGCGTCCAAAGTGGTCATGACGATTCTGGTGATTTTCTTCCCGGTCGCCACCTGCTGCTATGACGGCCTGCGCCATACCCACCAGGGCTGGCTGGACATGGCCAGAACCATGGGTGGCAACCGCTTTTCCGTACTCCGTCATATCCGCTGGCCCGCCGCCCTTCCTGCCCTGGCTTCGGGCTTGAGGGTGGCGGTGGTTGTGGCTCCCATAGGGGCGGTGGTCGGTGAATGGGTAGGCTCCAGCGCCGGACTGGGCTATCTGATGTTGCAGGCTAATGCCCGTCTCTGGGTAGACCAGATGTTTGCCGCTCTGACGGTACTGGCTTGCTGTTCGGTCGGTCTCTATTTCATAACCGATCTGGCCTTGAAAAAACTGATCCCCTGGCAACCTGCCACCTGA
- a CDS encoding ABC transporter substrate-binding protein: protein MLVQKRFIKTFRKACVLLSLLLASSLSWAQSNNQSNKELNLMLEWFVNPDHGPIVIAQQNGYFRDQGLTVNIQEPADPNLPPKLVAAGDVDLAVYYQPSLIRGVANGLPLAWAGTLIATPLDGLIVLKEGPIKSLKDMKGKTIGLNIGGNENAILDTLFKPYGFSSKDIKMVNVGWNLSSSLMSGRVDAIMGAYRNFELNQLAIEGRQGKMFYYEENGIPPYDELIFIANSKTNDKEMIRKFLRAIELGTQFIVNNPQESWEIFRDYSPKKLDNELNKRAWFDTVSRFALRPSARDTGRYDRFARFLKDHGGLENIPPAKDYLLNL, encoded by the coding sequence TTGCTCGTACAAAAACGATTCATAAAAACATTCAGAAAAGCCTGTGTCCTGCTGTCACTGTTGCTGGCCAGCTCACTGTCCTGGGCCCAGTCTAATAACCAGTCTAATAAAGAGCTGAACCTGATGCTGGAGTGGTTCGTCAACCCGGATCATGGGCCCATTGTGATTGCCCAGCAAAACGGCTACTTCAGGGATCAGGGATTAACCGTCAACATCCAGGAGCCTGCTGACCCTAACCTGCCTCCCAAGCTGGTGGCTGCTGGTGATGTTGACCTTGCTGTCTATTACCAGCCCAGCCTGATCCGTGGTGTTGCCAATGGTCTGCCCCTGGCCTGGGCAGGCACTCTGATTGCAACGCCCCTGGATGGATTGATTGTCCTGAAAGAGGGTCCGATCAAATCCCTGAAAGATATGAAAGGGAAAACCATTGGCCTGAATATCGGCGGCAATGAAAACGCCATTCTGGACACCCTGTTCAAGCCTTATGGTTTTTCTTCAAAAGACATCAAAATGGTGAATGTTGGCTGGAACCTGTCTTCTTCCCTGATGTCAGGCCGCGTTGATGCCATTATGGGAGCTTACCGGAACTTTGAGCTGAACCAGCTGGCCATTGAGGGCCGACAGGGCAAAATGTTCTATTACGAAGAGAATGGTATCCCGCCCTACGATGAGCTGATCTTTATTGCCAACAGCAAGACCAATGATAAGGAAATGATCAGGAAATTCCTGCGGGCCATTGAGCTGGGCACTCAGTTTATTGTTAATAATCCGCAAGAGTCCTGGGAAATTTTCAGGGATTACAGCCCTAAGAAACTGGATAATGAGCTTAATAAACGTGCATGGTTTGATACCGTGTCACGTTTTGCCCTCAGACCGTCTGCCAGAGACAC